TCTAATTCTACGTCAATCTTCCAATAGTGAACAACTGCTACAGGTAATTCCCATCCTGCCACTCCTCAGCACCTAGCCTATCGGCCTGGGTTTCCTTAACAACCGCCTTTTCCGCAAGTTCTCTCCTAGTCTTTCTTCACGGCTGGTTTTACTATTCTGTCCGCCAGGTCCAGGTGAAGGGCTTTTATTTCGGCTAGGACAATCTGTGCCATTTCGCGGGCACCCAGTTCATTGAAGTGCGTGTCATCTATCTTGCCTTGCGGGTAGTTAGGGTGTTCATTGGGCTGCAGGTGCACAAACAGTTTGGCAGAGGTCTCAGGTCCGTATTGTTGCAACAAGGCCTGGCTTTTCTTGTCCAGGTCAATCAATGGCGTTTTCTGCTGTTGGGCCACTGACCTTACCAGGGCAGCATACACGGCATGGGTTTCTTCTATCTTACCAGCGGCATCAAATTTGCGGCGGGCGGCGGGCGTGATCAGGACGGGAACGGCCTTCTTCTGCCGGGTTTCTCTGATGAACCGCTCCAGGTTGGCCTTGTACTCTGCCTCTGGGGTATAGCTTTTCTTGGTAGGTACCTCATCATTATGCCCAAACTGAATGAACACATAATCACCGGCCTTTAGGTTGGCCACCACGGGCTGCCAGCGGTTCTCTTCCAGAAACGTGCGGGTGCTACGACCGTTTTTGGCATAGTTCTGCACGGTCACGGTTGAG
The nucleotide sequence above comes from Nibribacter ruber. Encoded proteins:
- a CDS encoding rhamnogalacturonan acetylesterase; the encoded protein is MTVHLIGDSTMSIKEPKAYPETGWGLPFAYFFDSTVTVQNYAKNGRSTRTFLEENRWQPVVANLKAGDYVFIQFGHNDEVPTKKSYTPEAEYKANLERFIRETRQKKAVPVLITPAARRKFDAAGKIEETHAVYAALVRSVAQQQKTPLIDLDKKSQALLQQYGPETSAKLFVHLQPNEHPNYPQGKIDDTHFNELGAREMAQIVLAEIKALHLDLADRIVKPAVKKD